A DNA window from Setaria viridis chromosome 2, Setaria_viridis_v4.0, whole genome shotgun sequence contains the following coding sequences:
- the LOC117843090 gene encoding uncharacterized protein: MELEFKAPDHNMWKKEAAACDKDNGNGKDEPITVRNEYPRLPTTYFEFNKEFNLKKAEEIMSERHISMAQSIANDIIIPDPSPERVCETFFHKYYQLEPILKKDSVQCFLQLFKNCAGKGMSWNLTITAQTLTHMVSFNALQCAKVVLEGKALELHGMHANPNCINSYGYFPLHEAAERFSIDMIELLLCHGASANVRTVGNDVIEDLLPLHVAVENTCLHKYLEDNLSLSQNPLEYIYKLVLLLCLPEMKIFLDTTRLLAEKTNNLLEELWNYIEDGKLIQSAVLLLAAQEQIRGGCSSKMDGKKDGFDILNRRILRLYLALRWGKGSNEMTHELLEERRTLIHCAGLLVDVISHVGEPLSSYIQAHSEVPRMEVLEHVSSILKDYAFRPSPTEEVMDTINLRPYDCKMSDRESCSKGLTDANRAVTETASVDAAEEKAAGKEVGDGWDPTYRRRSFLPCWRVYPAYARADARPGHDLEHRVSRCSPFVNGSTSTPNHNLGSVGRTLPLASNHQAKRSFSTASIGAFKALESAKACMRRN, translated from the exons ATGGAATTGGAATTTAAGGCACCTGATCACAATATGTGGAAAAAGGAGGCAGCTGCCTGCGACAAAGATAATGGTAATGGTAAAGATGAACCGATTACAGTAAGAAACGAGTATCCTCGGCTCCCTACCACTTATTTTGAATTTAATAAGGAATTCAATTTGAAAAAGGCTGAGGAG ATTATGTCAGAAAGGCATATTTCGATGGCCCAGTCCATAGCAAATGACATAATAATCCCAGACCCTAGTCCCGAG CGGGTGTGTGAGACCTTCTTTCACAAATATTACCAATTGGAGCCCATTCTTAAAAAGGACAGTGTCCAGTGCTTCCTCCAATTATTCAAGAACTGTGCAGGCAAGGGCATGTCATGGAATCTTACCATCACTGCACAAACCTTGACTCACATGGTCAGTTTCAATGCCCTGCAATGTGCAAAAGTTGTATTGGAGGGCAAGGCACTTGAGCTCCATGGGATGCATGCTAATCCCAACTGCATAAACTCCTATGGATACTTCCCGCTCCATGAAGCTGCTGAAAGGTTCTCTATTGACATGATCGAGCTGCTCTTATGCCATGGTGCATCGGCCAATGTACGCACAGTTGGTAATGATGTCATTGAGGACCTGCTCCCGCTCCATGTTGCAGTTGAGAATACTTGCCTGCATAAGTATCTGGAGGACAATCTTTCTCTCAGCCAGAATCCTCTGGAATACATCTACAAGCTTGTCCTTCTGCTGTGTCTTCCTGAAATG AAGATCTTCTTGGATACAACTAGACTGCTTGCAGAAAAAACAAATAATCTACTTGAGGAGCTCTGGAATTACATCGAGGATGGAAAACTTATCCAGTCCGCAGTTCTACTGCTGGCCGCTCAGGAGCAGATCCGTGGAGGCTGTTCCTCTAAGATGGATGGCAAGAAAGATGGGTTTGACATTCTCAATAGGCGTATACTGAGGCTTTATCTTGCCTTAAGGTGGGGGAAAGGCTCAAACGAAATGACACATGAGCTTCTGGAGGAAAGGAGGACACTTATTCATTGTGCAGGGCTTCTTGTTGATGTAATTTCCCATGTTGGTGAACCTCTTTCTTCATACATCCAGGCACATTCAGAG GTCCCCCGTATGGAGGTCTTGGAACATGTTTCATCTATCCTCAAAGATTATGCTTTTCGCCCTAGCCCTACTGAAGAAGTCATGGATACTATAAACCT CCGGCCTTATGACTGCAAAATGTCAGACAGAGAGTCATGTAGCAAAG GACTTACGGATGCAAACAGGGCAGTTACCGAAACAGCTAGTGTGGATGCTGCAGAGGAAAAG GCAGCAGGAAAAGAAGTAGGTGATGGATGGGACCCCACATATAGAAGGAGAAGTTTCTTACCATGTTGGAGGGTTTATCCAGCCTATGCAAGAGCAGATGCTAGGCCTGGGCATGATCTTGAACACCGTGTCTCTCGGTGCAGCCCATTTGTCAATGGATCTACTTCAACTCCAAATCATAACCTTGGTTCGGTGGGAAGAACCTTACCACTTGCAAGCAATCATCAAGCCAAAAGGAGCTTTAGCACTGCTTCTATTGGTGCATTTAAGGCTCTTGAGAGTGCTAAAGCATGCATGAGAAGAAACTAG